Proteins encoded by one window of Porphyrobacter sp. YT40:
- a CDS encoding site-specific integrase, translating to MTKITKQLVSALKPHPDPRGPATVLTWDSELRGFGVAVGRTGVKSFVVQYRNAEGRSRRKVIGRFGLMTAEEARRTARTILGDVARGEDPGKPEPAARGHTVSSICDWYLERAEKRQIIGRSRRPIKASTLAMDRSRIDAHLRPLLGDRPIDTLKLGDIEAAQAQIAAGATAKPRKGSRGGATKGGEGVAARAMSTLHSILEHAVRLGEIEKNPARGIRRLASTPRMRWLSQSELRRLGAALREAEADLEHPTGLAVIRLLLLTGFRRLEALSLERAWLLEEENAVHFATTKTGAQRRIIGKAALELLKAQPDTGSKFFFPADWGDGHFIGVVRVLERVCMKAGLENVTPHVLRHTFASVAGGLGYSELTIAALLGHASRGITQRYIHIDEPLRAAATAIADQIVSLLEGGDGAQSDTAGR from the coding sequence GGCTTCGGCGTCGCAGTTGGAAGGACCGGGGTCAAAAGCTTCGTGGTCCAATACAGGAATGCCGAGGGTCGTTCGCGGCGGAAAGTGATCGGGCGCTTTGGACTCATGACGGCTGAAGAGGCGCGCCGGACGGCCCGGACCATCCTCGGTGACGTCGCCCGCGGCGAGGATCCCGGCAAACCCGAACCGGCTGCGCGTGGCCACACTGTCAGCAGCATCTGCGACTGGTACCTGGAACGTGCCGAGAAGCGCCAGATCATCGGGCGAAGCCGGAGGCCTATCAAAGCCTCGACTCTGGCGATGGACCGGAGCCGGATCGATGCCCATCTGCGACCGCTTCTTGGCGACCGGCCGATTGATACGTTGAAGCTAGGCGACATCGAAGCAGCCCAGGCCCAGATTGCCGCGGGAGCAACTGCCAAGCCGAGAAAAGGCTCAAGGGGGGGCGCGACGAAGGGTGGAGAGGGTGTCGCGGCGCGGGCGATGTCGACGCTCCACTCCATCCTGGAGCATGCAGTGCGTCTTGGCGAGATCGAGAAAAATCCCGCACGCGGGATCCGCAGGCTTGCCAGTACGCCGAGGATGCGGTGGCTCTCGCAGTCCGAACTGCGCAGACTCGGGGCTGCGCTTCGGGAAGCGGAGGCGGACCTCGAGCATCCCACGGGGCTTGCTGTTATCAGGCTGCTGCTACTAACGGGATTCCGCCGGCTCGAAGCACTCAGCCTCGAACGGGCATGGCTGCTGGAGGAAGAGAACGCAGTCCATTTCGCGACGACCAAGACCGGTGCACAACGCCGCATCATCGGGAAGGCTGCCCTCGAACTACTGAAGGCGCAGCCTGACACAGGTTCGAAGTTCTTCTTTCCCGCAGACTGGGGAGACGGTCACTTCATCGGTGTCGTGCGTGTGCTTGAACGCGTCTGCATGAAGGCCGGCCTCGAAAACGTGACCCCGCACGTCCTCAGGCACACCTTCGCCAGCGTCGCTGGCGGCCTGGGCTATTCGGAGCTCACGATTGCCGCTCTTCTGGGCCATGCATCCCGTGGGATTACCCAAAGATATATCCATATCGACGAGCCACTCCGCGCTGCGGCGACCGCAATTGCGGACCAGATCGTCAGCCTGCTCGAAGGCGGTGATGGGGCGCAAAGCGACACCGCCGGGCGATAG
- a CDS encoding GntR family transcriptional regulator, which produces MVGTYPAGAKLQALRLAEEYGVSMTPVRDSLNQLTGEGLVEFSPGDGFRVPRLTDQGLRDMLDVNHLLMVHALGAFGTSGAVSRPLSAETHDYAARLAAVFESIASASGNRFLIRCVEQIGEKLGPARRMEPAMIPAASETLLQLEESLGRSPADGILALAAYRANCLEAVPRLVASVVGSN; this is translated from the coding sequence ATGGTCGGCACCTACCCCGCGGGCGCGAAACTGCAGGCTTTGCGGCTTGCCGAAGAATACGGCGTGAGCATGACGCCGGTGCGCGACAGTCTCAATCAGCTGACCGGCGAAGGTTTGGTCGAGTTCAGCCCAGGAGACGGGTTCCGGGTCCCCCGGCTGACCGATCAGGGGTTACGGGACATGTTGGACGTCAATCATCTTCTGATGGTCCATGCGCTCGGCGCGTTCGGCACATCGGGCGCGGTTTCGCGCCCGCTTTCGGCGGAAACCCACGACTACGCTGCCCGGCTTGCGGCCGTCTTCGAGAGCATCGCCTCGGCAAGCGGCAACCGGTTCCTCATCCGCTGCGTCGAACAGATCGGCGAAAAGCTCGGCCCCGCGCGCAGGATGGAACCAGCAATGATCCCGGCGGCGTCGGAAACCTTGCTGCAATTGGAGGAAAGCCTTGGTCGGTCGCCAGCCGATGGCATCCTCGCGCTCGCGGCCTATCGTGCCAATTGCCTAGAAGCGGTGCCCCGCCTTGTCGCATCGGTCGTCGGCTCGAACTGA
- a CDS encoding phytanoyl-CoA dioxygenase family protein, whose product MTPDAERSHWLGILEGAGYCIIPQALAAETLACLDRDLAPAFAAVPFGHGDFYGYRTQRFGSLLRRSNLAAELALQPLVLDLARTILGRACERIQLNVAQAIAIHPGEVEQFPHRDHDMWAGIKGAHEYLLNVIWPLTDFTTENGATRIYPGTHRLDIADLDQLGPPVVAECRPGDAICFLGSTIHGAGPNRTGKARRAVVIGYSLGWLKPYENLWLAYPPDVACTFPAELAELAGYAQHRPNLGNFEGQCPSVLLSGTTTDYLQARDALRPDQEVAVKEYAEARRQQR is encoded by the coding sequence GTGACCCCGGATGCAGAACGATCGCACTGGCTGGGTATCCTCGAGGGCGCGGGCTACTGTATCATCCCGCAGGCTCTGGCGGCCGAAACGCTTGCTTGCCTTGACCGGGATCTCGCACCGGCTTTTGCAGCCGTCCCTTTCGGGCACGGCGACTTCTACGGCTACCGCACGCAACGCTTCGGAAGCCTTTTGCGCAGGTCCAATCTGGCCGCCGAACTCGCGCTCCAGCCGCTGGTGCTCGACCTTGCACGGACAATTCTCGGGCGTGCCTGCGAGCGCATCCAGCTCAATGTCGCCCAGGCGATCGCGATCCATCCAGGCGAGGTCGAGCAGTTCCCCCATCGCGACCACGACATGTGGGCCGGGATAAAGGGAGCGCACGAGTATCTGCTCAATGTCATCTGGCCGTTGACCGACTTCACCACCGAAAACGGTGCAACCCGGATCTATCCGGGCACGCATAGGCTAGACATCGCGGACCTCGACCAGCTCGGACCGCCGGTCGTTGCCGAGTGCCGGCCGGGCGATGCCATCTGCTTCCTTGGCTCGACCATTCATGGTGCCGGCCCCAATCGCACCGGCAAGGCACGGCGCGCCGTTGTGATCGGCTACAGTCTTGGCTGGCTCAAACCCTATGAGAATCTCTGGCTCGCCTACCCTCCGGATGTCGCGTGCACCTTTCCGGCCGAGCTGGCCGAGCTTGCGGGATATGCCCAGCACCGCCCCAACCTCGGAAACTTCGAAGGACAGTGTCCCTCCGTACTGCTTTCCGGGACGACGACAGATTATCTTCAGGCCCGCGATGCCCTGCGGCCCGACCAGGAAGTGGCGGTGAAGGAGTATGCCGAGGCCCGCCGTCAGCAGCGATGA
- a CDS encoding acyl-homoserine-lactone synthase, which produces MFHARKQVFVDALGWDVPVVEGIYEIDQFDNHNATYILVTDTHGRHRASARLLLTERPHILGDLFPCLCEGPVPRSPDLREITRFCVDPGLPTAERRLARNQLVSALADHALKRNLSGYTAVASRIWYRQIARFGWTCFALGAPCKLNGEDLVGLQIGIDQHTPADLASRDIYVPVSFRVSEAQTEHAL; this is translated from the coding sequence ATGTTTCATGCCCGCAAGCAGGTCTTCGTCGACGCTCTGGGATGGGACGTGCCGGTTGTCGAGGGGATCTACGAGATCGATCAGTTCGACAATCACAACGCCACCTACATCCTCGTGACAGATACACACGGCAGGCACCGCGCTTCGGCACGCCTGCTCCTTACCGAACGGCCCCATATTCTTGGCGATCTGTTTCCGTGCCTGTGCGAGGGCCCGGTGCCCCGCTCACCGGATCTGCGCGAGATCACCCGCTTCTGCGTCGATCCGGGTCTGCCGACGGCAGAGCGCAGGCTGGCGCGCAACCAGCTGGTCAGCGCGCTCGCTGACCACGCGCTTAAGCGCAATCTGTCCGGCTACACCGCGGTCGCCAGCCGGATCTGGTACAGGCAGATCGCAAGATTCGGATGGACCTGCTTCGCTCTCGGCGCGCCATGCAAGTTGAATGGCGAGGATCTGGTCGGCCTGCAGATAGGGATCGATCAGCACACCCCTGCCGATCTTGCGAGCCGGGACATCTATGTCCCAGTTTCATTCCGGGTAAGCGAAGCACAAACGGAGCATGCCCTGTGA
- a CDS encoding LuxR family transcriptional regulator gives MEVRFAEEFASDFKQVVTTTQLNRMLARFSRELGFDHFALSLEFRASRAIAPSFLLHDYPEEWARVYVGFELAGRDPVRRACDKSFTGFSWDAIGSLIPLTRGDRQMLQVGKDCGIGDGFTVPRHLPGLARGTCTFAVATDRKLPRGRLTIAESVGAQALGCALRLHDMARAAQRPALTERQRECVLWVARGKTAAETAIILGIGTETVIQHLKTARERYQVHCKQSLIISALFDGLIGFSDLLRWRDPH, from the coding sequence ATGGAAGTTCGATTTGCAGAAGAATTTGCGTCCGATTTCAAACAGGTTGTCACGACGACCCAGCTCAACAGGATGCTTGCCAGATTCTCCCGCGAGCTTGGGTTCGATCATTTCGCGCTCAGTCTCGAATTCCGGGCATCGCGGGCGATCGCTCCCAGCTTCCTCCTTCACGATTATCCGGAAGAGTGGGCGAGGGTCTATGTCGGCTTCGAACTGGCCGGTCGAGACCCCGTAAGGCGGGCCTGCGACAAGTCCTTCACCGGCTTCTCATGGGATGCGATCGGGTCGCTCATTCCCCTGACCCGCGGCGACCGGCAAATGTTGCAGGTCGGGAAGGACTGCGGAATAGGGGACGGGTTCACCGTCCCACGTCATCTTCCGGGGCTGGCTCGCGGCACCTGCACCTTTGCCGTCGCCACTGACCGCAAGCTGCCGAGAGGGCGTCTGACCATCGCTGAGAGTGTCGGCGCGCAGGCGCTCGGATGCGCCCTTCGTCTCCATGACATGGCCCGGGCCGCACAACGTCCCGCGCTGACAGAACGGCAGCGCGAATGCGTTTTATGGGTCGCGCGAGGCAAGACCGCCGCCGAGACCGCAATCATCCTGGGAATCGGGACCGAAACCGTGATCCAGCATCTCAAGACCGCACGCGAGCGGTACCAGGTGCATTGTAAACAGTCCCTGATCATATCGGCCCTGTTCGATGGTCTGATCGGCTTCTCGGACCTGCTGAGGTGGCGCGATCCGCACTGA
- a CDS encoding DUF2285 domain-containing protein, with translation MNFPIDPSTAPQAAPAIWRCDCCAFVLTLVGSLDRWPPHVQDMARGSVICDRRGPSGRHLVLDSKGRRHRLLLKRGDGPAYVISAEGALEVTSAALTAFHFRSDLPVGRARASVLHPTPFQHYRLRQMLAVLDARANDRVSTPSLRHVAATLAGGDAPAERAIEWKTSSRRRQIQRLLAEGLQLVNGGYRDLLNARWPTKVDISR, from the coding sequence TTGAATTTCCCCATTGATCCTTCCACCGCGCCGCAGGCAGCACCAGCGATCTGGCGATGCGACTGCTGCGCGTTCGTCCTCACGTTGGTTGGTTCTCTCGATCGCTGGCCGCCGCATGTCCAAGACATGGCTCGTGGCAGCGTCATCTGTGACAGGAGGGGCCCCTCGGGCCGCCATCTCGTTCTTGACAGCAAGGGTCGGCGGCATCGGCTGCTGCTAAAGCGAGGGGACGGGCCGGCCTATGTGATTTCCGCCGAAGGGGCCCTTGAGGTGACAAGCGCCGCACTCACGGCATTTCACTTCCGGTCGGACCTCCCCGTCGGCCGCGCGCGTGCCAGCGTCCTGCACCCGACGCCCTTCCAGCACTACCGGCTCCGCCAGATGCTGGCGGTGCTGGATGCGCGTGCAAACGACCGGGTATCAACGCCGAGTCTGAGGCATGTGGCAGCAACCCTTGCCGGCGGAGATGCACCTGCCGAGCGCGCGATCGAGTGGAAGACATCTTCCCGGCGGCGTCAGATCCAGCGTCTTCTTGCCGAGGGTCTTCAACTGGTCAACGGCGGCTATCGCGACCTCCTTAATGCCCGTTGGCCGACGAAAGTCGACATCTCCCGCTAG
- a CDS encoding DUF6499 domain-containing protein: MARSDDRHPQRQSQDFADYAQEFLRRNSEYRRQFARLAGMGDSARDSSAALRTAHPWGLEFPH, from the coding sequence ATGGCCCGATCCGACGACCGCCATCCGCAGCGGCAATCGCAGGATTTTGCTGACTACGCGCAGGAGTTTCTGCGCCGCAACAGCGAATATCGACGCCAGTTTGCCCGGCTCGCAGGCATGGGGGATAGCGCCAGGGACTCGTCCGCTGCGCTTCGGACCGCGCATCCATGGGGCCTTGAATTTCCCCATTGA
- a CDS encoding RNA polymerase sigma factor: MTERRSAGEALRAPSHSSKASPTLCLCSGYRARLDSLYRSEAEALRAWLARQVGHVSADDLVHEVFLRAARCPQLGELRNPRGFLRRIARNLIIDRVRRLPRANAIVPLLETIDTAAAPQQEAGLHARETLAAYEDSLALLPARTARIFAMSRVERKTYRQISEELTVTPATVEYHMMRALRCVRLRLAEARGERLGTKQI; encoded by the coding sequence ATGACCGAGCGCCGATCTGCCGGAGAAGCACTCCGGGCACCTTCGCATTCTTCAAAGGCAAGCCCGACGCTGTGTCTTTGCTCCGGATACAGGGCCAGGCTGGATAGCCTCTACCGGTCCGAAGCTGAAGCACTGCGGGCATGGCTGGCAAGGCAGGTCGGTCATGTGTCGGCCGATGATCTTGTCCACGAAGTGTTTCTGCGCGCGGCGCGATGCCCGCAGCTCGGCGAACTGCGCAATCCCCGGGGTTTCCTGCGGCGAATCGCCCGGAACCTGATCATCGACCGGGTCCGCAGGCTGCCCCGCGCGAACGCCATCGTGCCGCTGTTGGAAACCATCGATACGGCCGCCGCTCCCCAGCAGGAGGCGGGCCTGCACGCGCGCGAAACGCTGGCCGCCTATGAAGATTCATTGGCGCTCCTTCCCGCGCGGACGGCGCGCATCTTCGCGATGAGCAGGGTCGAGCGGAAGACCTACCGCCAGATCAGCGAGGAGCTGACAGTCACGCCCGCGACCGTGGAGTATCACATGATGCGGGCCCTGCGCTGCGTCAGATTGCGTCTTGCCGAAGCCCGCGGAGAGAGGCTCGGAACGAAGCAAATTTAA
- a CDS encoding TonB-dependent receptor produces the protein MKFLFAGVAAGGLVVPALARDPLGEPGSQNPGASEDEAEVPIVVTGTRIRGARIIGDTTRVDRETIVDAGQIDLGEAMRSLPQNFSGGQNPGVGFGAGGANSNVNSASSPNLRGLGADATLTLLNGHRLPYDSALQGVDISAIPLAAVDRIEVVPDGASAIYGSDAVGGVVNVILRRDFEGVTTSAQIGASTDGGYFRQQADIVAGTTWSTGGALIAYDYAHNDAIRADQRNYAASLDADTFLFPSQRRHALTLSGYQELGNGVRASLDALYSSRTSRIVSGTPAARFISEPEVESYTLAPSIDVDLGGGWEARVIGIYGADRTDLRTDFVPQPGTGNVTTGCFCNEVLSAEAGAEGPLFALPGGSARLAFGAGFRNNSLDFTRSVNGTVSAAFDRTRRSRFAYGELYLPVVAPDNAISGVAELTLSAALRYEDYTDLDRQLTPRVAAIYAPIEGLRFRASWARSFKAPTLFQQFTPYQAFLLPALAFGTGSPGQTIIFTSGGNPDLESERARSWTAGFELEPGGLPGLSLSATWYDIRYSDRVVQPIPGSIAAALRDPGFASLITRNPGEELLGDIIGGAQLGLQNFSGAPYSPASVLAFIDNRNINVALQNIEGVDARLAWTRRIAADRSFGFELAGSWLDSSQQLTAELPQVQLSGTVFNPPHYRARGTARAELGSFKANAAINYTGALVDRRFATESRIAPQATFDLGLSYDLIAGEGREPGLTVSLTVQNLFDREPEAIRITGPNDTPYDSTNFSPIGRFIAVGIRRHW, from the coding sequence TTGAAATTCCTTTTTGCGGGCGTCGCGGCGGGCGGGCTGGTGGTCCCCGCTCTTGCCCGGGACCCGCTGGGCGAACCCGGCTCGCAGAACCCGGGAGCCAGCGAGGACGAGGCCGAGGTTCCGATCGTTGTCACGGGCACGCGCATCCGGGGCGCACGCATCATCGGCGACACGACAAGGGTTGACCGTGAAACGATCGTGGACGCGGGGCAGATCGACCTCGGAGAGGCCATGCGCAGCCTCCCCCAGAACTTCTCCGGCGGGCAGAATCCGGGCGTCGGGTTTGGGGCGGGGGGCGCCAACAGCAATGTCAACTCGGCCTCGAGCCCCAATCTGCGGGGCCTGGGAGCAGACGCAACACTTACGCTGCTCAACGGGCACCGGCTACCGTATGATTCGGCTCTTCAGGGCGTCGATATCTCGGCGATTCCGCTTGCTGCGGTCGACCGGATCGAGGTCGTGCCCGACGGGGCCTCGGCGATTTACGGTTCGGACGCTGTCGGCGGGGTAGTCAATGTCATCCTGCGACGTGACTTCGAAGGCGTCACGACCTCGGCCCAAATCGGAGCCAGCACCGACGGCGGCTACTTCCGGCAGCAGGCCGACATCGTTGCCGGCACGACATGGAGTACCGGCGGCGCGTTGATTGCCTACGACTACGCGCATAACGACGCGATCAGGGCCGATCAGCGCAACTATGCCGCATCGCTCGATGCCGACACTTTTCTCTTTCCGTCACAACGGCGCCATGCGCTGACCCTGTCGGGCTATCAGGAGCTTGGCAACGGCGTGCGGGCCAGTCTCGATGCACTCTATTCGTCGCGGACATCGCGGATTGTCAGCGGCACGCCGGCGGCGCGGTTCATCTCCGAGCCCGAGGTCGAAAGCTATACGCTTGCGCCTTCGATCGACGTGGACCTGGGCGGCGGTTGGGAGGCTCGGGTCATCGGTATCTATGGTGCGGACCGGACAGACTTGCGTACCGATTTCGTGCCTCAGCCCGGCACCGGCAATGTCACCACCGGCTGCTTCTGCAACGAGGTCCTGTCGGCGGAAGCGGGCGCGGAAGGACCGCTTTTCGCGCTCCCGGGGGGAAGTGCGAGGCTCGCTTTCGGTGCGGGGTTCCGCAACAATAGCCTCGACTTCACAAGATCTGTGAACGGCACGGTTTCGGCGGCCTTCGACCGGACCCGGCGCAGCCGCTTTGCCTATGGCGAGCTCTATCTCCCGGTCGTCGCGCCCGACAATGCAATCAGCGGCGTTGCCGAGCTGACCCTTTCGGCGGCGCTGCGCTACGAGGACTACACCGATCTCGACCGGCAGCTGACACCGCGTGTTGCGGCAATCTATGCGCCGATCGAAGGCCTCCGGTTTCGCGCGAGCTGGGCGCGTTCTTTCAAGGCGCCCACCCTATTCCAGCAGTTCACCCCCTATCAGGCCTTCCTGCTCCCGGCTCTGGCGTTCGGCACCGGATCGCCGGGTCAGACGATCATCTTCACGAGCGGGGGTAATCCCGACCTCGAATCCGAGCGTGCCCGCAGCTGGACCGCCGGTTTCGAGCTTGAACCCGGCGGGCTGCCCGGTCTCTCTCTGTCCGCGACCTGGTACGATATCCGCTACAGCGACAGGGTGGTGCAGCCGATACCCGGCTCGATCGCCGCAGCTTTGCGCGATCCCGGCTTTGCCAGCCTCATCACCCGCAATCCCGGCGAAGAGCTGCTCGGCGATATCATCGGCGGCGCCCAGCTCGGCCTACAGAACTTCTCGGGCGCGCCTTACAGTCCTGCTTCGGTCCTCGCATTCATCGACAACCGCAACATCAATGTCGCCCTCCAGAACATCGAGGGTGTCGATGCCCGGCTTGCATGGACCCGCCGCATTGCCGCCGACAGAAGTTTCGGGTTCGAACTGGCCGGCAGCTGGCTGGACTCAAGCCAGCAACTGACGGCCGAACTTCCGCAGGTCCAGCTTTCGGGCACGGTTTTCAATCCGCCGCATTACCGGGCTCGCGGTACCGCGCGCGCCGAGCTTGGCAGCTTCAAGGCCAATGCGGCGATCAATTACACCGGTGCCCTTGTTGATCGCCGGTTCGCCACCGAAAGCCGCATCGCGCCGCAGGCAACATTCGACCTCGGCCTCAGCTACGACCTGATTGCAGGCGAGGGACGCGAGCCGGGGCTGACGGTTTCGCTGACGGTCCAGAATCTGTTCGACCGGGAACCCGAGGCGATCAGGATCACCGGCCCGAACGACACGCCCTATGATTCTACAAATTTCTCGCCGATCGGACGGTTCATTGCCGTGGGCATCAGGAGGCATTGGTAA
- a CDS encoding Atxe2 family lasso peptide isopeptidase: MGLLLAASLAHAIVPIANIPVPEGDPCTLLEQSPTVRPGGSVTIDDLVELADIGRSDPNETASPFGISPDGRQIAFLVRRGNAQTNSYCQTLLVMPLDGTGTPREIARDAAFIRDDFALRSFTSVAAGWAKVIVPRWSPDGKTIAWLRLTDGISQVWLSDPAGRTSPRQLTASPDNVDDFAWTPDGQGIVIATRPGIRHAAEAIAAQSRRGYLYDETVSPQFGVRPIPTGPMPKVYARVDIVSGQTADAGQGDVALLVPPPRADAPEGARLFTPGPAENAAWLEPKDPDRFISPSRLVLRSNGEEMRCNGAQCEGILRLWWSETEHAFLAVRKGGWGLSSMAILRWNPDESAPREVLVSDDMLIGCSPVGAELICAREGAVMPRRLVALDLRSGAERLVYDPNPDFAARTTGPVQRFRFRNAYGVESYADLVLPPDHKPGEKHPLVVVQYISHGLLRGGSGDEVPIQPLAARGFAVLSFAKPDLVPQVATARDSIKLLRANRVDWLDRRNVQSSLEIAVGLALRTGAVDRERMGITGWSDGVSSAQFALINSDLFKVAALGSCCEDMYSFVLEAGPAFSDFTRSIGYRFFEPGDEEFWQPMSLIQNVDRVSAPILIQNVDSEYEGGLDVVEVFRLNNRAIELHVFEDETHYKWQPAHRRTVYERNIRWLEFWLMHRKTCKSDAATQAELERWQAMPDAPSAESLVCAPLP; encoded by the coding sequence ATGGGCCTGCTGCTTGCGGCATCGCTTGCCCATGCGATCGTACCGATCGCCAACATCCCGGTTCCGGAGGGCGATCCCTGTACGTTGTTGGAACAGTCGCCCACGGTTCGACCCGGCGGAAGCGTCACGATCGATGATCTGGTGGAACTTGCCGATATTGGTCGCTCGGATCCGAACGAGACAGCCAGTCCGTTCGGCATCTCGCCCGATGGTCGGCAAATCGCCTTTCTCGTGCGGCGCGGCAACGCGCAGACCAACAGCTACTGCCAGACGCTTTTGGTGATGCCGCTCGATGGCACCGGAACCCCGCGGGAGATCGCCCGCGATGCCGCCTTCATCAGGGATGACTTCGCGCTGCGCAGCTTCACTTCGGTGGCCGCCGGCTGGGCCAAGGTGATCGTTCCGCGCTGGTCGCCCGACGGAAAGACAATCGCGTGGTTGCGGCTGACGGATGGGATCAGCCAAGTCTGGCTGTCGGATCCGGCAGGAAGAACCTCACCGCGTCAGCTGACGGCATCGCCCGACAATGTCGACGACTTCGCCTGGACGCCCGACGGGCAAGGGATTGTCATCGCCACCCGTCCGGGGATCAGACATGCAGCCGAGGCGATTGCTGCCCAGTCACGCCGCGGCTATCTTTACGACGAGACCGTTTCGCCGCAATTCGGCGTACGGCCGATCCCCACAGGTCCGATGCCCAAGGTATACGCACGGGTCGACATCGTTTCGGGGCAGACGGCTGATGCCGGGCAGGGGGACGTTGCTCTGCTGGTCCCTCCACCGCGTGCCGATGCCCCGGAAGGGGCACGGCTGTTCACGCCAGGACCAGCTGAAAATGCGGCCTGGCTTGAACCGAAGGACCCCGACAGGTTCATTTCGCCTTCGCGCCTGGTCCTGCGGAGCAATGGCGAAGAGATGCGATGTAACGGGGCGCAGTGCGAAGGCATTCTTCGCCTGTGGTGGTCAGAGACGGAGCACGCCTTTCTCGCCGTGCGGAAGGGTGGGTGGGGCCTTTCATCGATGGCCATCCTGCGCTGGAATCCTGATGAGTCCGCTCCGCGCGAGGTCCTGGTCAGTGATGACATGCTCATCGGCTGCAGTCCGGTCGGTGCCGAGCTTATTTGCGCCCGGGAGGGCGCTGTCATGCCGCGACGACTGGTCGCGCTCGACCTCCGGAGCGGCGCGGAACGTCTGGTCTACGATCCCAACCCCGATTTCGCGGCGCGGACCACCGGGCCGGTGCAGCGTTTCCGCTTCCGCAACGCCTATGGAGTCGAGAGCTATGCCGATCTGGTGCTTCCCCCTGACCACAAGCCCGGCGAGAAGCACCCGCTGGTGGTGGTCCAGTATATCAGCCACGGCCTGTTGCGCGGCGGTTCGGGCGACGAAGTACCGATCCAGCCGCTCGCTGCGAGAGGATTTGCGGTTCTGAGTTTTGCCAAGCCCGATCTGGTTCCGCAGGTCGCGACAGCCCGGGATTCGATCAAGCTCCTCAGGGCCAACCGTGTCGACTGGCTCGATCGCCGCAATGTCCAGTCCTCGCTGGAGATTGCGGTCGGCCTTGCGCTTCGGACCGGCGCGGTCGACCGGGAACGCATGGGGATCACCGGCTGGAGTGACGGCGTCTCGTCGGCCCAGTTCGCCCTGATCAATTCTGACCTCTTCAAGGTAGCGGCCCTCGGTTCGTGCTGCGAGGACATGTACAGCTTTGTGCTCGAGGCAGGCCCCGCTTTCAGCGACTTCACCCGCAGTATCGGTTACAGGTTCTTTGAACCGGGAGACGAGGAATTCTGGCAGCCCATGTCGCTGATCCAGAATGTGGACCGTGTCTCGGCACCGATCCTGATCCAGAATGTCGACAGCGAATATGAGGGCGGGCTCGATGTTGTCGAGGTATTCCGGCTGAACAACAGGGCCATCGAGCTCCATGTCTTCGAGGACGAGACCCACTACAAGTGGCAGCCGGCTCACCGCCGGACGGTCTATGAGCGCAACATCCGCTGGCTCGAATTCTGGCTGATGCATCGCAAGACGTGCAAGAGTGACGCCGCGACGCAGGCGGAGCTTGAAAGGTGGCAGGCCATGCCAGACGCGCCGTCCGCAGAAAGCCTCGTCTGCGCGCCGCTACCCTAG